From the genome of Triticum aestivum cultivar Chinese Spring chromosome 3B, IWGSC CS RefSeq v2.1, whole genome shotgun sequence, one region includes:
- the LOC123069903 gene encoding ras-related protein RIC1 isoform X2, protein MNPEYDYLFKLLLIGDSGVGKSCLLLRFADDSYLESYISTIGVDFKIRTVEQDGKTIKLQIWDTAGQERFRTITSSYYRGAHGIIVVYDVTDQESFNNVKQWLNEIDRYASENVNKLLVGNKCDLAESRVVSYEAGKALADEIGIPFLETSAKDATNVEKAFMTMAAEIKNRMASQPAGNASKPATVQMRGQPVAQQNGCCSS, encoded by the exons ATGAATCCCGAATA TGACTACCTCTTCAAGCTGCTGCTCATTGGGGACTCGGGCGTGGGGAAGTCTTGCCTGCTGCTGAGGTTTGCG GATGATTCATATCTGGAGAGCTATATCAGTACTATTGGTGTTGACTTC AAAATCCGCACCGTTGAGCAAGATGGGAAGACGATAAAGCTGCAAATT TGGGATACTGCTGGACAAGAGCGATTTAGGACCATCACAAGCAGCTACTACCGCGGTGCCCATGGCATCATT GTTGTGTATGATGTGACTGACCAGGAGAGCTTCAACAACGTCAAACAGTGGCTTAATGAAATCGACAGGTACGCTAGTGAAAATGTGAACAAGCTTTTGGTGGGGAACAAGTGCGATCTAGCTGAGAGCAGAGTGGTTTCTTACGAGGCTGGCAAG GCCCTTGCCGATGAGATTGGAATACCATTCCTGGAAACCAGTGCAAAGGATGCAACAAATGTGGAAAAGGCATTTATGACCATGGCCGCAGAGATAAAGAACAG GATGGCAAGCCAGCCTGCTGGAAATGCCAGCAAGCCTGCCACCGTGCAAATGCGGGGTCAGCCTGTTGCTCAGCAGAATGGATGCTGCTCGTCTTGA
- the LOC123069903 gene encoding ras-related protein RIC1 isoform X1, which translates to MPEIADSRMRSSSSRPTGFVPPTDYLFKLLLIGDSGVGKSCLLLRFADDSYLESYISTIGVDFKIRTVEQDGKTIKLQIWDTAGQERFRTITSSYYRGAHGIIVVYDVTDQESFNNVKQWLNEIDRYASENVNKLLVGNKCDLAESRVVSYEAGKALADEIGIPFLETSAKDATNVEKAFMTMAAEIKNRMASQPAGNASKPATVQMRGQPVAQQNGCCSS; encoded by the exons ATGCCGGAGATAGCAGATTCTCGGATGCGCTCATCTTCGTCTCGGCCCACCGGATTTGTGCCTCCTAC TGACTACCTCTTCAAGCTGCTGCTCATTGGGGACTCGGGCGTGGGGAAGTCTTGCCTGCTGCTGAGGTTTGCG GATGATTCATATCTGGAGAGCTATATCAGTACTATTGGTGTTGACTTC AAAATCCGCACCGTTGAGCAAGATGGGAAGACGATAAAGCTGCAAATT TGGGATACTGCTGGACAAGAGCGATTTAGGACCATCACAAGCAGCTACTACCGCGGTGCCCATGGCATCATT GTTGTGTATGATGTGACTGACCAGGAGAGCTTCAACAACGTCAAACAGTGGCTTAATGAAATCGACAGGTACGCTAGTGAAAATGTGAACAAGCTTTTGGTGGGGAACAAGTGCGATCTAGCTGAGAGCAGAGTGGTTTCTTACGAGGCTGGCAAG GCCCTTGCCGATGAGATTGGAATACCATTCCTGGAAACCAGTGCAAAGGATGCAACAAATGTGGAAAAGGCATTTATGACCATGGCCGCAGAGATAAAGAACAG GATGGCAAGCCAGCCTGCTGGAAATGCCAGCAAGCCTGCCACCGTGCAAATGCGGGGTCAGCCTGTTGCTCAGCAGAATGGATGCTGCTCGTCTTGA